One genomic window of Candidatus Nanohalobium constans includes the following:
- a CDS encoding PEP/pyruvate-binding domain-containing protein, translating into MVQWKGNLDRKQVGSKAAQLGSIQAFEVPNFFVLTKREVGKYLKNDPRQLLNSEVPEELSEEIYDAYDDIGMSSEVRKASGQARDLVGGQRENQRVSVRISDGDSQSKYRLNVGSSDLETALKEVLASYYQENDSTPAVIFQKMIEPDYTGAVVQNYTRRHSIVEVVEGLGHSLEEGGTVPEFYLLQNKSIIDTRVPRKQVKVTRNPMNGQRRTRTVSKNSQTFQDSEVRDLAKKAEREGVSLKFVYKRGTFYIVDAFQTDSLNVDPDLEALKVSEGEITGRQGEDYRLVDKPEDINIPQVARKGGFTSTKAQEARRKGIPAVFSLQSTDKINTENESQQEPGRRPRNNQNTEETSETVPGVSSVTAIEIRSIRDFPQLLENPFNIQDSEVEFAETCEEILAESPELVDSREISSEALVKALETVSDIRVLALDEASDSLLYSVVENGVEVLAVPEDEKEGFRKQVLRAEKKFMLDQIRD; encoded by the coding sequence ATGGTTCAGTGGAAAGGTAACTTGGACAGGAAGCAGGTCGGCAGTAAAGCAGCTCAACTAGGCTCTATACAGGCTTTTGAAGTACCTAATTTCTTCGTACTGACTAAGAGAGAGGTTGGGAAATACCTGAAAAATGATCCCAGGCAGTTACTGAACTCTGAAGTACCGGAAGAACTATCCGAAGAGATATACGATGCCTACGATGATATAGGGATGAGCAGCGAAGTCAGAAAAGCTTCAGGACAAGCCAGAGATCTTGTCGGAGGCCAGAGAGAAAACCAGAGGGTATCGGTAAGAATTTCTGACGGCGACAGCCAATCCAAGTACAGGCTCAATGTAGGATCTTCGGACCTGGAAACTGCATTGAAAGAAGTTCTAGCATCTTACTACCAGGAAAACGATTCTACGCCCGCAGTAATATTCCAGAAAATGATAGAACCAGACTATACGGGAGCAGTAGTACAAAATTATACGAGAAGACATTCTATAGTTGAAGTAGTAGAAGGACTAGGACATAGCCTGGAAGAAGGTGGCACAGTCCCAGAGTTCTACCTATTACAAAACAAATCTATAATTGATACTCGAGTACCACGAAAACAGGTGAAGGTAACTCGAAACCCTATGAATGGACAGAGAAGAACTAGAACAGTCTCAAAAAACAGTCAAACATTCCAGGACAGCGAAGTACGGGACTTGGCTAAGAAAGCAGAGCGCGAAGGAGTGAGCCTAAAGTTTGTATACAAGAGAGGAACATTCTACATTGTAGACGCCTTCCAAACCGACTCTCTTAATGTAGATCCTGATCTCGAAGCACTCAAGGTTTCAGAAGGAGAGATAACAGGCAGACAGGGAGAAGACTACAGATTAGTCGACAAACCAGAAGATATCAACATTCCGCAGGTAGCACGGAAAGGAGGTTTTACATCCACAAAAGCGCAGGAAGCCCGCAGAAAAGGAATTCCAGCAGTTTTCTCACTTCAAAGCACCGATAAAATAAACACGGAAAACGAATCCCAGCAAGAACCAGGAAGGAGGCCACGAAACAATCAGAACACAGAAGAAACCTCTGAAACTGTGCCAGGAGTATCAAGTGTTACAGCTATCGAAATCAGGTCCATCAGAGACTTTCCACAGCTGCTGGAAAATCCTTTCAATATTCAGGATTCTGAAGTAGAGTTCGCTGAAACATGTGAAGAAATACTGGCTGAAAGCCCTGAGCTAGTTGACTCAAGAGAGATAAGCAGTGAAGCACTAGTCAAGGCTTTGGAAACAGTTTCAGACATCCGTGTTCTTGCTTTGGATGAAGCTTCGGACAGTTTACTTTATTCTGTGGTTGAAAATGGTGTTGAGGTCTTGGCGGTTCCAGAGGATGAAAAAGAGGGATTCAGGAAACAGGTTTTGAGAGCTGAGAAGAAGTTCATGCTAGATCAGATACGTGACTAA
- a CDS encoding type II secretion system F family protein, which produces MNLKGILLSLGQRTEKFFPQLERELRAARMDTTPSEYLSECVKKAFKLGFPSAVSLIAAGVITDVSSTIKIGVACFPILIFMGFITFAKYPAIKAKKRTRKLEKDLPYALRDILIEIKSGIPLYDAMKTVTDGYGEASEEFEIIVKDIDGGKSTIEALEESIVRNPSEQYRRAMWQINNSIKSGTDISVTLESVVDSIIQDQKLMIKKYGKELNPYVLVYLLLAVVGPSLGITGVIVISSFTGISVNQQLYIAVLFGLVVAQVFFLNLIKSKRPEVKA; this is translated from the coding sequence ATGAATTTAAAAGGGATACTTCTTTCGCTGGGGCAGAGGACCGAGAAATTCTTCCCACAGTTGGAAAGAGAGCTTAGAGCCGCCCGGATGGATACAACCCCCAGCGAATATCTTTCCGAATGCGTAAAGAAAGCGTTTAAATTAGGTTTCCCATCAGCTGTATCACTGATAGCTGCCGGAGTGATAACTGACGTCAGCTCAACGATTAAGATAGGTGTTGCATGTTTCCCTATCCTTATTTTCATGGGTTTCATCACTTTCGCAAAGTATCCTGCGATTAAGGCGAAGAAAAGGACCAGAAAGCTGGAAAAAGACCTGCCGTACGCCTTGAGGGATATACTGATAGAGATAAAATCAGGCATACCCTTGTACGATGCGATGAAAACCGTTACCGACGGATACGGGGAGGCTTCAGAAGAATTTGAAATAATTGTAAAAGATATTGACGGAGGTAAATCTACAATTGAGGCTTTAGAGGAATCTATAGTTAGAAACCCGAGCGAACAGTACAGGAGAGCTATGTGGCAGATAAACAACTCAATAAAATCCGGTACAGATATCTCTGTCACACTTGAATCAGTTGTTGACTCCATAATCCAGGATCAAAAACTTATGATAAAGAAGTACGGGAAAGAACTGAATCCTTATGTCCTGGTATACCTATTGCTTGCGGTTGTAGGTCCGAGCCTGGGAATAACCGGAGTTATAGTAATATCCAGCTTCACAGGAATTTCTGTAAACCAACAACTGTATATCGCAGTTTTATTCGGATTGGTTGTAGCCCAAGTATTTTTCCTGAACCTCATCAAGTCTAAAAGACCGGAGGTGAAAGCATGA
- a CDS encoding NAD(P)/FAD-dependent oxidoreductase, with protein MTKRYIIIGDGIAGATAAENIRDRDEDAEIKVFTDEDTALYNRIMLKNYMKGTLPKQYTQMHDMNWYEKRDIDLHLETRVEEVDTMEKVVSAGDEDYSYDKLLVATGGAPRKLPQDENFENLHYMWTMNDATEIKESAEEAEEAVVVGGGLLGIDLAMAYASNDCETHYLIRGSNWWRRGLDEEGAEIIHQKMEEKGVNVVTETEVSSLEGGGEVEKVISQDGREFECDEVAVAIGQTPNSDIIDVEKNEVGMIKTDEYLETSAEGVFAAGNMVEYESPVFEKRAVNGSWDHSEAMGERAGANMVGEKAEFDFVNTYGVGHFDVQFLAIGDWNGEPVSKKYSEDEYRRLFFDGDRLVGAVMIGYTKGQKELKSMIKEKKEVNDKEELISQD; from the coding sequence GTGACAAAACGATACATCATAATTGGAGATGGGATAGCTGGCGCCACGGCAGCGGAAAATATTAGAGACAGGGATGAAGATGCTGAGATCAAGGTTTTCACGGATGAAGATACTGCGTTGTACAATCGTATCATGTTGAAGAATTACATGAAGGGTACTTTGCCTAAGCAGTATACTCAGATGCATGACATGAACTGGTATGAGAAAAGAGATATTGATCTGCATTTGGAGACCAGAGTTGAGGAAGTTGATACCATGGAGAAAGTGGTTTCTGCAGGCGATGAGGATTATTCTTATGATAAATTACTTGTCGCTACAGGCGGCGCCCCCCGAAAACTGCCTCAAGATGAAAATTTTGAGAATCTACATTATATGTGGACGATGAATGATGCCACTGAAATCAAGGAGTCGGCTGAAGAGGCTGAAGAGGCTGTAGTAGTTGGTGGAGGGCTTCTAGGGATTGATTTAGCGATGGCTTATGCTTCGAATGATTGCGAAACTCATTATCTGATCAGGGGAAGTAACTGGTGGCGTAGAGGTCTTGATGAGGAAGGTGCAGAAATTATTCATCAGAAGATGGAGGAGAAAGGTGTCAATGTAGTAACCGAGACGGAAGTCAGCAGTTTAGAAGGCGGGGGAGAGGTTGAGAAAGTAATCTCTCAGGACGGCAGAGAGTTTGAATGTGATGAGGTTGCTGTAGCTATTGGTCAGACTCCTAATTCGGACATAATTGATGTGGAGAAGAATGAAGTCGGCATGATCAAAACTGATGAGTACTTGGAGACCTCTGCTGAAGGAGTTTTTGCCGCTGGGAACATGGTTGAGTACGAGTCTCCTGTGTTTGAGAAGAGGGCTGTGAATGGTTCCTGGGATCACTCAGAGGCAATGGGAGAACGGGCAGGAGCAAACATGGTCGGAGAGAAAGCCGAGTTTGATTTCGTGAATACTTACGGTGTCGGCCATTTCGATGTACAGTTCCTAGCAATCGGCGACTGGAACGGAGAACCGGTTTCAAAGAAATACTCCGAAGACGAGTACAGAAGGCTCTTTTTCGATGGGGATAGATTGGTGGGCGCGGTTATGATCGGTTATACGAAAGGTCAGAAAGAGTTGAAGAGTATGATTAAGGAGAAGAAAGAAGTTAACGATAAAGAGGAATTAATTAGTCAAGACTAG
- a CDS encoding type II/IV secretion system ATPase subunit yields the protein MSEEVIEEYTVKADQVPAKISIIEGSDYVPHYELKRPQPSAATEAILDDVREQTIAEADINAESFQDSNEIEKSREIFRETAKDILEEEIPHMSDSKLDTLIGNLIHEMLGMGDVEILLTDNDLEEIVINNAEEPAWVYHKSHGWLKTDITFESENEIYNYASEIGRGVGKNISSLHPLLDAHLPSGDRTNATLSPISTQGNTITIRKFARDPWTITDFIKIGTISPEMAAFLWLCIQYEMNIIISGGTGTGKTSLLNVLTPFMPPSQRVISIEDTRELSLPEFLHWVPMTTREQNPDGQGEVSMQDLLVNSLRMRPDRILVGEIRRKRQAEVLFEAMQTGHSVYSTLHADTAETTIKRMTHPPIDVPETVVGAVDLNVVMFRDRRRNFRRVLEIAEVIDEGEDLKPHTIYDWGSQEDTFYKQGESEQVKDKLSRLTGMTEDEINEDIQNKKMILKWLVENEVDDLDRVGRVVAEYYNNEDSTLDKIRENEPPENIIPSDR from the coding sequence ATGAGTGAAGAAGTCATTGAAGAATACACCGTCAAGGCAGATCAAGTACCTGCTAAAATCTCTATTATAGAAGGTAGTGATTATGTTCCGCACTACGAATTGAAGAGACCTCAGCCAAGTGCTGCAACAGAAGCAATACTTGATGATGTCCGTGAGCAGACTATTGCTGAGGCAGATATTAATGCTGAGAGTTTTCAGGACTCTAATGAAATTGAAAAGTCTCGTGAAATTTTCAGAGAGACTGCTAAGGACATCCTAGAAGAAGAAATTCCGCACATGAGCGATTCAAAGCTAGACACATTGATAGGTAACTTGATTCACGAGATGCTGGGAATGGGCGACGTAGAAATTCTGCTTACCGATAATGATCTGGAGGAAATAGTGATAAACAATGCTGAGGAGCCTGCCTGGGTATACCACAAGTCCCATGGTTGGCTGAAGACAGATATTACCTTTGAAAGTGAGAACGAGATCTACAACTACGCCTCCGAAATCGGTCGTGGCGTAGGTAAAAACATCTCCTCGCTCCACCCGCTCCTAGACGCACATCTGCCATCCGGTGACCGTACCAACGCAACCCTAAGCCCGATTTCTACGCAGGGAAACACTATAACAATTAGAAAGTTTGCTAGAGATCCTTGGACAATCACCGACTTCATCAAAATAGGTACTATCAGCCCAGAGATGGCAGCATTCCTCTGGCTTTGCATTCAGTACGAGATGAACATCATAATCTCCGGAGGAACCGGTACAGGTAAGACCTCACTTCTAAATGTTTTGACTCCTTTCATGCCTCCAAGCCAGAGAGTGATATCAATTGAGGACACTCGAGAGCTATCCTTACCTGAGTTTCTGCACTGGGTGCCTATGACCACAAGAGAGCAGAATCCTGACGGCCAGGGAGAAGTATCTATGCAGGACCTCTTGGTTAACTCTCTGCGTATGCGTCCTGACCGAATCCTTGTCGGTGAGATCCGTAGGAAGCGTCAGGCGGAAGTACTTTTCGAGGCTATGCAGACAGGACACTCAGTTTACTCCACACTGCACGCCGACACAGCCGAAACAACCATTAAGCGTATGACTCATCCTCCTATCGATGTTCCAGAGACTGTTGTCGGAGCTGTTGATTTGAATGTTGTGATGTTTAGGGACCGACGTAGAAACTTTAGACGCGTCTTGGAGATTGCCGAAGTTATTGATGAAGGTGAAGATCTAAAGCCACACACTATCTATGATTGGGGCTCCCAGGAGGATACATTCTACAAACAGGGAGAGTCCGAGCAGGTTAAGGATAAGCTTTCCAGGCTAACCGGAATGACCGAGGACGAAATCAATGAAGATATTCAGAATAAGAAGATGATTTTGAAGTGGCTGGTTGAGAACGAGGTCGATGACCTGGACAGAGTCGGCAGAGTAGTAGCAGAGTATTACAATAACGAAGATTCTACTCTTGATAAAATCCGTGAAAACGAACCTCCTGAAAACATCATACCTTCAGATCGATGA
- the cmk gene encoding (d)CMP kinase, with amino-acid sequence MKSEIKEFQGNHSKESDTIICICGPSGAGKGTLAGFISEKLGIKKLSAGDFFRQLAEEKDMTVEELSEKADKQTDIEVDRRTLQESLKQDCVVESRIAAWVLGSYADLKIYVTADLDERAHRVQENAKERTAEDEGSLEEVKQRIKKRDEDNWNRYQEYYSIDMNDSSMFDMVIDNTEMTIEEQEKLVEKALKKKQEIEV; translated from the coding sequence ATGAAATCAGAAATAAAGGAATTTCAAGGAAACCACAGCAAAGAATCAGATACTATAATCTGCATCTGTGGGCCGTCAGGAGCAGGAAAAGGAACACTTGCAGGATTCATATCAGAAAAACTGGGTATAAAAAAACTGTCTGCAGGCGACTTCTTTAGACAACTAGCAGAAGAAAAAGACATGACGGTGGAGGAGTTATCAGAAAAAGCAGATAAACAAACAGATATCGAAGTAGACCGTAGAACACTCCAAGAATCACTGAAACAAGACTGTGTGGTAGAATCCAGGATAGCAGCATGGGTTCTTGGAAGCTACGCTGACCTCAAAATCTATGTAACAGCAGACCTAGATGAAAGAGCACATAGAGTACAGGAAAACGCTAAAGAAAGAACAGCAGAGGATGAAGGTAGCCTAGAAGAAGTAAAACAACGCATAAAGAAGAGGGATGAAGATAACTGGAACAGATACCAGGAATACTACAGCATAGACATGAACGACAGCTCAATGTTCGACATGGTGATAGACAACACTGAAATGACGATAGAGGAACAGGAAAAACTGGTGGAAAAAGCCCTAAAGAAAAAACAGGAAATAGAAGTATGA
- a CDS encoding archease — MSYEILEHTADEKFRAEGDSLGEAFSEATKAFSEVVKGGEGEGKHSIAVESENYEALLFDFLDRLIFLQDSEGVAVSHAKDLEIHEKENGYQLEAEIMVDLITSGMNYTDIKAPTYNEMKVDFQDGKWILEAVLDI; from the coding sequence ATGAGCTACGAAATACTCGAACACACAGCAGACGAAAAATTCAGGGCAGAAGGAGACTCACTGGGGGAAGCATTTTCAGAAGCTACTAAAGCATTCTCCGAGGTAGTAAAAGGAGGAGAAGGTGAAGGCAAACACTCAATAGCAGTAGAATCGGAAAACTACGAAGCACTCCTATTCGACTTCCTGGACCGGCTTATCTTCCTACAGGACAGCGAAGGAGTAGCAGTCAGCCATGCTAAAGACCTGGAAATCCACGAGAAAGAAAATGGCTACCAACTGGAAGCAGAAATAATGGTCGACCTGATCACATCAGGAATGAACTACACAGACATCAAAGCACCAACATACAACGAAATGAAAGTAGACTTCCAAGACGGCAAATGGATACTGGAAGCAGTACTAGACATATAA
- a CDS encoding type II secretion system F family protein, translated as MSQLDAIYQLHPKRYRDKIEEESNYASIENQKQAVLSIGSLGVAICSLIIFLIPYSTTIRGVIAALALPIVYFSFPYIAISVAAERRRKEMERVLPDALLLISTNIKSGTSINRAFLASSREEFGPLEDELRTTAIEISGGKSVQEALDNLRKRVNSGLFQDTLKVLSDAIESGGNTAELLESSAEDIRTSLELREEVKSSIRMYTIFIVMAAVFGAPILFSITVYMAETTTQMWSQTDLSGEASSFASGGSTGLSFEQPDVNTDFLVQFSILALTITNFFASLIISQISNGNMKEGAKYIPFTVSISVGLFLAVKTLLGSFL; from the coding sequence ATGAGCCAGTTAGACGCAATATATCAGCTTCATCCGAAAAGATACAGGGATAAAATAGAGGAGGAAAGTAATTACGCGAGCATTGAGAACCAGAAACAGGCGGTATTAAGCATCGGTAGCTTAGGAGTAGCAATCTGCAGCCTAATCATCTTCCTAATACCTTACAGCACCACAATAAGAGGGGTTATAGCCGCGCTAGCTCTTCCAATAGTCTACTTTTCCTTCCCCTATATAGCTATTTCTGTAGCAGCAGAGAGAAGAAGAAAAGAGATGGAAAGAGTCTTACCAGACGCCCTGCTGCTTATAAGCACCAATATTAAATCCGGCACAAGTATTAACCGTGCATTCCTGGCCAGTTCCCGGGAAGAATTCGGTCCTTTAGAAGACGAACTGAGAACCACAGCAATCGAAATCTCAGGCGGTAAATCAGTTCAAGAAGCGTTAGACAACTTGAGGAAAAGAGTTAACTCCGGTCTATTCCAGGATACCTTGAAAGTACTGTCTGACGCCATTGAGTCAGGTGGAAATACTGCTGAGCTACTTGAATCAAGTGCAGAAGACATAAGAACCTCTCTAGAATTGCGGGAAGAGGTAAAGTCTAGCATCAGGATGTATACTATTTTTATTGTGATGGCTGCTGTCTTTGGAGCACCTATTCTGTTCTCAATTACTGTTTACATGGCTGAGACTACTACTCAGATGTGGTCACAGACAGATCTGTCCGGTGAGGCTTCAAGCTTTGCTAGCGGAGGCAGTACCGGGCTTTCATTTGAGCAGCCTGATGTGAACACTGATTTCTTGGTGCAGTTCTCTATATTGGCATTGACAATAACTAATTTCTTCGCTAGTTTGATTATATCGCAGATAAGTAACGGAAATATGAAGGAAGGTGCTAAATACATACCGTTCACAGTCTCTATATCTGTAGGTTTGTTCCTTGCTGTGAAAACTTTGCTCGGAAGTTTTCTCTGA
- a CDS encoding 50S ribosomal protein L16 has translation MGDRPARIYREQPSQPYTRQSQKKSDNFIKGAPAPRVTQYDMGVKNGDFEKTVKLVVEEDVNIRSEALEAGRIAITSHLNKVMDPEEDYFAKILPYPHHVLRYHPLAGVAQADRYYEGMRKPFGRPIGRSAIIDEGQKVYKIDVDEGDVQEARRALERATHKMPVKCRVKLDQ, from the coding sequence ATGGGAGATCGACCGGCAAGGATTTACAGAGAGCAACCAAGTCAGCCGTATACGCGGCAGAGTCAGAAGAAGAGCGATAACTTCATCAAAGGGGCTCCAGCTCCACGAGTCACTCAGTATGATATGGGAGTGAAGAATGGGGATTTTGAGAAGACGGTTAAACTGGTTGTCGAGGAAGATGTCAATATTAGAAGTGAGGCATTGGAAGCCGGCAGAATCGCAATCACATCTCACTTAAACAAGGTTATGGATCCTGAAGAGGATTACTTTGCGAAGATTCTTCCGTATCCGCATCATGTTTTGCGTTACCACCCGTTAGCTGGTGTAGCACAGGCAGACCGTTACTATGAAGGTATGCGTAAGCCTTTCGGACGACCGATTGGACGATCAGCGATCATCGATGAAGGACAGAAAGTCTACAAGATTGATGTCGATGAAGGGGATGTCCAGGAAGCTAGGAGGGCACTTGAACGGGCTACTCACAAGATGCCTGTCAAATGCAGAGTCAAGCTTGACCAGTAA
- the dph2 gene encoding diphthamide biosynthesis enzyme Dph2: MTEQKQEAREQWNYEELSEVLEEVKKEGYDKVALQGPDGIKDELITYADKLRNEGIEPVMIGASTFGACGIADEKAERMGAEALIHVGHTRFLHPEGADMDDFNVYYLPYREDREIMPTLREHYEEIEEETVGLVGVTQYMDRAEEAREFLEEKGYEVVEGKTGLRTTEPGQVLGCDAGAAHNIAEKVDAFVFLGSGHFHPSQVSETGEKVYVVDPYEEHIWVEPANSLDDETRAEHARVIKHKDKKKWGIVTSSKKGQNYRRAVQIAKEKLEKHGKDVYVFVEDRIFEPDYKGYGIDVYVNCACPRMTKDWQDLAFVSPDALSVLDEVEIEHE, from the coding sequence ATGACAGAACAAAAGCAGGAAGCCCGCGAACAGTGGAACTACGAAGAACTATCAGAAGTCCTAGAAGAAGTCAAGAAAGAAGGCTACGATAAAGTAGCTCTTCAAGGACCTGACGGAATCAAAGATGAACTAATCACTTATGCGGACAAGCTCCGGAATGAAGGTATAGAACCGGTTATGATAGGCGCCTCAACCTTTGGAGCTTGCGGTATAGCGGATGAGAAGGCTGAGAGGATGGGGGCTGAAGCATTGATTCATGTAGGTCACACCAGATTTCTTCACCCTGAAGGAGCGGACATGGACGACTTCAATGTATACTACCTGCCATACAGAGAAGACCGAGAAATCATGCCAACCCTCAGAGAACACTATGAGGAGATAGAAGAAGAAACAGTAGGTCTAGTCGGAGTAACGCAGTACATGGACAGAGCCGAAGAAGCAAGAGAATTCCTAGAAGAAAAAGGATACGAAGTAGTAGAAGGCAAAACAGGACTAAGAACAACCGAACCAGGACAGGTCCTTGGCTGTGACGCAGGAGCAGCACATAATATCGCGGAAAAGGTCGACGCATTCGTATTCCTCGGCAGTGGACACTTCCACCCCTCACAAGTCAGCGAGACAGGAGAGAAAGTCTATGTTGTTGATCCTTACGAGGAGCATATCTGGGTAGAACCAGCAAACAGCCTCGACGACGAGACAAGAGCAGAGCACGCTCGGGTCATAAAGCACAAAGATAAGAAGAAATGGGGAATAGTAACTAGCTCCAAGAAAGGTCAGAACTACAGAAGAGCAGTCCAGATAGCCAAAGAGAAACTGGAAAAGCATGGTAAAGATGTCTATGTATTTGTAGAAGACCGCATCTTCGAACCAGATTACAAAGGCTACGGTATTGATGTCTATGTCAACTGTGCTTGTCCAAGAATGACAAAGGACTGGCAAGACCTTGCTTTTGTCTCTCCAGACGCATTAAGCGTCTTGGATGAAGTAGAAATTGAGCACGAATAG
- a CDS encoding LAGLIDADG family homing endonuclease has protein sequence MATTEEKQRIKELAAKGKSVNTIKDKLELPKSTVYYHFKKEVGQKQKENRLKIPEDEEVKGEICGIFAGDGNYYEDKNYKYRVKFTLNINDNYWKNLAAFLENSLDKKPRVNHQENYNRTNLRYESKELIDFLREKLDWSEEDKTGTIRLGSLEYSQEFKIGFLRGLLDTDGFVSKKQNRITFNSISKNLTENVSEILEERQIDHEIVRDVDKRESCRDMYRARITGDKVKELIRIIEPRHPKKGIQ, from the coding sequence ATGGCAACAACAGAAGAAAAACAGAGAATAAAAGAATTAGCCGCCAAAGGCAAATCAGTAAACACTATAAAAGATAAACTAGAGTTGCCAAAGTCAACAGTCTACTACCACTTCAAAAAAGAAGTCGGTCAGAAACAAAAAGAAAACAGACTAAAAATACCGGAAGACGAAGAAGTAAAAGGCGAAATATGCGGTATTTTCGCCGGCGATGGAAATTATTATGAGGACAAGAATTACAAGTACCGCGTGAAATTCACTCTTAATATCAACGACAACTATTGGAAGAACTTAGCAGCTTTTCTTGAAAATAGCCTTGATAAGAAACCTAGAGTTAATCATCAAGAGAATTATAACAGGACAAATCTTCGATACGAATCAAAAGAACTGATAGATTTCTTGAGAGAAAAGTTAGATTGGAGCGAAGAGGATAAGACCGGAACAATCAGACTTGGTAGTTTGGAATACAGTCAAGAGTTCAAAATAGGTTTCCTAAGAGGGCTTCTAGACACAGACGGATTTGTAAGCAAGAAACAGAATAGAATAACTTTCAATTCAATTAGCAAAAATTTGACAGAGAATGTCTCAGAAATACTGGAAGAAAGACAGATAGATCATGAAATAGTAAGAGATGTAGATAAGAGGGAAAGTTGCAGAGACATGTATAGAGCTAGAATAACCGGAGACAAAGTCAAAGAATTAATCCGAATTATAGAACCCAGACATCCAAAGAAAGGTATTCAGTAA